In a single window of the Natator depressus isolate rNatDep1 chromosome 24, rNatDep2.hap1, whole genome shotgun sequence genome:
- the CRABP2 gene encoding cellular retinoic acid-binding protein 2 isoform X2 — protein MLRKIAVAAASKPAVEIKQDGETFYIKTSTTVRTTEINFKIGEEFEEQTVDGRPCKSLAKWESENKMVCEQRLLKGEGPKTAWSREMTNDGELILTMTADDVVCTRIYIRE, from the exons ATGCTGAGGAAGATCGCGGTGGCTGCAGCCTCCAAGCCGGCCGTGGAGATCAAGCAAGACGGCGAGACCTTCTATATCAAGACCTCCACCACGGTGCGCACCACCGAGATCAACTTCAAGATCGGGGAAGAGTTCGAGGAGCAGACTGTGGACGGGCGCCCCTGCAAG aGCCTGGCCAAATGGGAAAGTGAGAACAAAATGGTCTGCGAACAAAGGTTGCTGAAGGGGGAAGGGCCCAAGACTGCCTGGTCCCGGGAAATGACTAACGATGGAGAACTCATTCTG ACCATGACAGCCGACGACGTGGTCTGTACGAGGATCTACATCAGGGAGTGA